A single region of the Thermoanaerobacterium aotearoense genome encodes:
- a CDS encoding DUF1284 domain-containing protein: protein MIIRGHHLLCMLGFKGLGYDEEFIKNMDKIVKKLKNDGDVFIKLVDNVDNICEQCPNNFSGVCKNEHHKDSIKEMDDAVLESIHIKPGESMKYSEIMANIKLFMTEDIMNGICRNCNWKEYGYCVDGLKNLR from the coding sequence ATGATTATAAGAGGGCACCATCTTTTGTGTATGTTAGGCTTTAAAGGCTTAGGATATGATGAAGAATTTATCAAAAACATGGATAAAATCGTGAAAAAGCTTAAAAATGACGGTGATGTGTTTATAAAGCTTGTGGATAATGTGGATAACATTTGCGAGCAATGCCCAAATAATTTCTCTGGTGTGTGCAAAAATGAACATCATAAAGACAGCATTAAAGAAATGGATGATGCTGTGCTCGAAAGCATTCACATAAAACCTGGAGAATCAATGAAATATAGCGAGATTATGGCTAATATAAAATTATTTATGACCGAGGATATTATGAATGGTATATGCCGTAATTGTAATTGGAAAGAATATGGATATTGTGTGGATGGATTGAAAAATTTAAGATGA
- the menA gene encoding 1,4-dihydroxy-2-naphthoate polyprenyltransferase, producing the protein MTVRSFLKLVEIQTKAASVTPFMLGTVYALYAFHEFKVVNFLIMFISLISFDMVTTAINNYMDYKKANKTHGYNYEKHNAIVRDNLSESTVLITILVLLLIASVSGFILYLRTNLVVLLIGMMSFAVGILYSFGPIPISRMPLGEIFSGFFMGFVIVFLSVFIHVYDKNIAYVTYSDGIFNVWFDISVVLKIFFTSLPAVMGIANIMLANNICDIEDDLENRRYTLPIYIGKEKALKLFKALYYISYIDIVVLVILKVLPLLALIVLLTFVPVNKNIRKFYKVQTKKDTFPLSVKNFLIMNVAEIIAIGLGLIL; encoded by the coding sequence ATGACAGTAAGGAGTTTTTTAAAATTAGTGGAGATACAGACGAAGGCTGCCAGCGTGACACCGTTTATGCTGGGAACTGTATATGCATTGTACGCTTTTCATGAATTCAAAGTTGTTAATTTTTTAATTATGTTTATATCACTCATCTCGTTTGATATGGTTACTACCGCAATTAATAACTATATGGACTACAAAAAGGCAAATAAAACTCACGGGTATAATTATGAGAAACACAACGCAATTGTAAGGGATAATTTATCTGAGTCAACCGTTTTAATAACTATACTTGTACTTCTTCTTATAGCGTCTGTTTCAGGATTTATACTTTATTTGCGCACAAATTTAGTAGTGCTTTTGATTGGCATGATGTCATTTGCAGTTGGTATTTTGTATTCATTTGGGCCCATACCAATATCCAGGATGCCATTAGGGGAGATTTTTTCAGGCTTTTTTATGGGATTTGTGATTGTATTTTTATCTGTTTTTATCCATGTATACGACAAAAATATAGCTTATGTTACATACAGCGATGGCATTTTCAATGTATGGTTTGATATATCTGTTGTACTAAAAATTTTCTTTACATCGTTGCCAGCGGTGATGGGAATTGCTAATATAATGCTGGCCAACAATATATGCGACATTGAGGACGACTTAGAAAACAGGCGCTATACACTGCCTATCTACATAGGAAAAGAAAAAGCCCTAAAATTGTTTAAGGCTTTATACTATATTTCATACATTGACATTGTGGTCCTTGTGATTTTAAAGGTGCTGCCTTTGTTGGCGCTTATTGTATTGTTGACATTTGTACCTGTAAATAAAAACATAAGAAAATTTTATAAAGTCCAGACAAAGAAAGATACATTTCCATTGTCTGTTAAAAACTTTTTGATTATGAATGTTGCAGAGATAATCGCTATAGGGCTGGGATTGATTTTATAA
- a CDS encoding ABC transporter ATP-binding protein, which translates to MILETQNLTKQFDGKGGFKDVNISIDSGMVFGFLGPNGAGKSTFVKTMVGLLYPTSGFAWINGFPIGTIESKRKIGFLPENFKYYDWMTGKELMKFHAELYKMKKTDKKIEELLDLVKLKGHENKKVKNYSKGMQQRIGLAIALLNDPEVIFLDEPTSALDPVGRIDVREIIKRLKDDGKTVFLNSHLLSEIEMICDEVAIINHGHVIAEGKLKNLLSKNTYVEMVISDYNSELIEKISKLAYDIVFKDGKLTFKVKDKDSIPNIAKTVVDSGAKLYQLDSKTSSLEDLFINIVGKDEDVC; encoded by the coding sequence ATGATACTTGAAACGCAGAACCTTACAAAACAGTTTGATGGTAAAGGCGGATTTAAAGATGTAAATATTTCTATCGATAGCGGAATGGTTTTTGGATTTCTCGGTCCAAACGGCGCCGGAAAAAGCACGTTTGTAAAAACTATGGTGGGGCTTTTATACCCCACCTCTGGTTTTGCTTGGATCAATGGCTTTCCCATCGGCACTATAGAATCAAAAAGAAAAATTGGATTTCTTCCTGAAAACTTCAAGTACTACGACTGGATGACAGGAAAAGAATTGATGAAATTTCATGCAGAATTATACAAGATGAAAAAAACAGATAAAAAAATTGAAGAGCTTCTTGATCTGGTTAAGCTTAAAGGGCATGAAAATAAAAAAGTAAAAAATTACAGCAAAGGGATGCAGCAAAGGATAGGACTTGCCATTGCTCTTTTAAATGATCCGGAAGTAATCTTTTTAGATGAACCCACATCAGCCCTTGATCCTGTTGGGCGCATTGATGTAAGAGAAATAATAAAAAGGCTAAAAGATGATGGTAAAACAGTCTTTTTAAACAGCCACTTATTAAGTGAAATCGAAATGATCTGCGACGAAGTCGCAATTATAAATCACGGGCATGTGATAGCTGAAGGAAAGCTTAAAAACCTATTAAGCAAAAATACCTATGTAGAGATGGTTATATCAGATTATAATAGCGAATTAATCGAAAAGATTTCTAAGTTAGCATATGACATTGTATTTAAAGATGGCAAACTTACATTTAAAGTAAAAGACAAAGACAGTATCCCTAATATCGCAAAAACTGTCGTAGATTCCGGCGCAAAACTGTATCAATTGGATTCAAAAACGAGTTCATTGGAAGATCTGTTTATAAATATAGTTGGAAAGGATGAGGATGTATGCTGA
- a CDS encoding RNA polymerase sigma factor SigX, with protein MFKILDSFKDIFDKYYFKICRQIALIINDDDKAQDIAQEVFIKLIKNPPHDDENIGGWLSKVAINQALNFIRSEKNLKSRELKVYQFNDDFASPEDIAIEKIEMDKVRKVLSKMDKRDMLCLVLKHSGYNYEEISISLGIKKSSVGTTIARAHKKFKELYEKEV; from the coding sequence GTGTTCAAAATACTCGATTCATTCAAAGATATCTTTGACAAATACTACTTTAAGATCTGCCGGCAAATAGCTCTCATCATAAATGATGATGACAAAGCACAGGATATTGCACAGGAAGTCTTCATCAAATTGATTAAAAACCCTCCCCACGATGATGAAAATATAGGAGGCTGGTTATCGAAAGTGGCTATCAATCAAGCACTAAACTTCATCCGCTCAGAAAAGAACCTTAAGTCAAGGGAATTAAAAGTATATCAATTTAACGATGATTTTGCATCACCAGAGGATATAGCAATTGAAAAAATAGAGATGGATAAAGTGAGAAAAGTTTTGTCTAAAATGGATAAGCGAGACATGCTTTGTCTCGTGCTGAAACACTCAGGCTACAATTATGAAGAAATTTCCATATCACTTGGAATAAAAAAATCATCCGTCGGAACAACAATAGCAAGAGCACACAAAAAATTCAAAGAGCTTTATGAAAAGGAGGTGTAG
- a CDS encoding methyltransferase domain-containing protein — MVKGGDEMEAKENIINRYEKLAEEEDNLSCGGKNIVLADLKEGENVLDLGCGRGNDVLNAAKIIGEKAIAVGLDLTERMIEEAEKNRKKLNVKNAEFVVGDVENIPLQSEKFDVVISDCVINHAKDKEKVYKEIYRVLKTGGRFVVSDVVSKDRLPDEIVNDPEAWADCFGGAIPEEEYIKAINNAGFKEIEYLKKREYMKNGYPVASITIKGIKR; from the coding sequence TTGGTAAAAGGTGGTGACGAGATGGAAGCGAAAGAAAACATAATAAATAGATATGAAAAATTAGCTGAAGAAGAGGACAATTTAAGCTGTGGCGGTAAAAATATCGTTTTGGCAGATTTAAAAGAAGGAGAAAATGTCCTTGATTTAGGATGCGGCAGAGGAAATGACGTTTTAAATGCTGCGAAGATAATAGGTGAAAAAGCAATTGCAGTAGGTCTCGATCTTACTGAGAGGATGATCGAAGAAGCAGAAAAAAACAGAAAGAAGCTTAATGTAAAAAATGCTGAATTTGTCGTAGGGGATGTAGAAAACATACCACTTCAAAGTGAAAAATTTGACGTTGTCATAAGCGACTGCGTAATAAATCATGCAAAAGACAAAGAGAAAGTCTATAAAGAGATTTACAGGGTTCTTAAGACTGGTGGGAGATTTGTCGTTTCAGACGTTGTATCAAAAGACAGACTTCCAGATGAGATTGTAAATGACCCTGAAGCTTGGGCTGATTGCTTTGGCGGAGCTATTCCGGAAGAAGAATATATAAAAGCCATAAACAATGCTGGATTTAAAGAGATAGAATATCTTAAAAAGCGTGAATACATGAAAAACGGTTATCCTGTTGCAAGTATAACGATCAAAGGTATTAAAAGGTAG
- a CDS encoding DUF2275 domain-containing protein yields MCFDEGTLQSYLDGEIDESLKEQIKNHLDTCEKCSVKFNELKNLNSFLDKTLKTSSIDLNEAWENLNKKVKKEERGVFNMFRKYKKYIASAAAAAVITASIALPPVQKAEAEILSLFRLNNFKAVTITPGDLLDIKSKFYQAGNNEIDLKQYGDIKVIGDYGTSKEFNKNDLNEIKSYVGYNFKIPQDVNGNNMSNSIYVQKGQTVEFKLNVDKINNLIKTFGGNELLPENLNEKSFKIVLSNRVHISFTDKNEADSPKNISYGLDIMKTPEIIVPDGVDIDAVRDAIINMPFIPDDIRNQIASIKDWKSTIPVPITDKDTAKNITINGNDGIVVSRNSGDPNNSEVFSYLALNDNGVIYLFSGNDISPDELIKIAESMR; encoded by the coding sequence ATGTGCTTCGATGAAGGGACACTGCAATCATACTTAGACGGTGAAATAGATGAATCACTAAAAGAACAGATAAAAAATCATCTTGATACATGCGAAAAATGTTCAGTCAAGTTTAATGAGCTTAAGAATTTAAATAGCTTTTTAGATAAAACTTTAAAGACGAGTTCTATCGATCTCAATGAAGCATGGGAAAATCTAAATAAAAAGGTTAAAAAAGAAGAAAGAGGTGTATTCAATATGTTTAGAAAGTACAAAAAGTATATAGCATCAGCCGCTGCGGCAGCAGTAATTACAGCGTCAATAGCATTGCCTCCTGTGCAAAAAGCGGAAGCCGAGATTTTAAGCTTGTTTAGACTTAATAATTTTAAAGCCGTAACAATAACACCAGGTGATTTATTAGATATAAAAAGCAAGTTCTATCAGGCAGGAAATAATGAAATCGACCTAAAGCAGTACGGCGATATTAAAGTAATTGGTGACTATGGTACATCCAAAGAATTCAACAAAAATGACTTAAATGAAATAAAATCTTATGTTGGCTACAATTTTAAAATTCCTCAAGATGTAAATGGTAATAATATGAGTAACAGCATCTATGTACAAAAAGGTCAAACTGTTGAATTTAAATTAAATGTAGATAAGATAAACAACCTCATAAAAACATTCGGAGGAAATGAGCTGCTGCCGGAAAACTTAAATGAAAAATCATTTAAAATAGTTTTAAGCAATAGAGTGCATATATCTTTCACAGATAAAAATGAAGCAGATTCTCCAAAAAATATAAGCTACGGACTTGATATAATGAAAACCCCTGAGATAATTGTACCAGATGGTGTCGATATTGATGCGGTAAGAGATGCTATCATAAATATGCCGTTTATTCCAGACGACATTCGAAATCAAATAGCCAGCATAAAAGACTGGAAAAGCACCATACCAGTGCCTATAACAGACAAAGATACCGCAAAAAATATAACAATAAATGGAAATGACGGAATCGTAGTCTCAAGAAATTCAGGAGATCCCAATAACTCAGAAGTATTTTCATACCTTGCATTAAATGATAATGGTGTAATATATTTGTTCAGTGGAAATGATATTTCACCAGACGAGCTTATAAAAATAGCAGAATCCATGAGGTGA
- a CDS encoding PFL family protein codes for MGFAFEEIEETIRMVQSEKLDIRTITMGISLRDCSGDNANKIAEKIYDKITRKAENLVKVAEELESEFGIPIVNKRISVTPIAIVADNIKKDEFIKIASSLDKAAKNVGVNFIGGYSALVHKGFTDGDLNLINSIPQVLSETERVCSSVNVATTKAGINMDAVALMGKIIKDTAYRTKENDGIGAAKLVVFCNAPEDNPFMAGAFHGVGEGECVINVGVSGPGVVLAALSKLPKSADFGQISETIKKTSFKITRAGELIGRLAAQRLNTSFGILDLSLAPTPEIGDSIANILESMGLSKCGSHGTTAALALLNDAVKKGGVMASSYVGGLSGAFIPVSEDAGMIEAVEAGALSIEKLEAMTCVCSVGLDMIAIPGDTPYETISAIIADEMAIGMINKKTTAVRIIPAPGKKEGDYVEFGGLLGHAPVMKVNSFSPKDFIERGGRIPAPLHSLNN; via the coding sequence ATGGGCTTTGCTTTTGAAGAAATAGAAGAAACTATAAGGATGGTTCAATCGGAAAAGCTCGATATAAGGACCATAACCATGGGCATAAGTTTAAGAGATTGTTCAGGAGATAATGCAAACAAAATCGCTGAAAAGATCTACGATAAAATAACAAGAAAAGCCGAAAATCTCGTAAAGGTAGCCGAAGAATTGGAATCTGAATTTGGCATCCCCATTGTCAACAAGCGCATATCTGTGACGCCTATAGCCATCGTTGCAGACAATATTAAAAAAGATGAGTTTATTAAAATAGCTTCGTCACTTGATAAAGCTGCAAAAAATGTAGGCGTAAACTTTATAGGTGGATATTCCGCTTTAGTACATAAAGGATTTACAGATGGCGACCTAAACCTTATAAATTCAATTCCCCAGGTTCTTAGTGAGACAGAAAGAGTTTGTTCATCTGTAAATGTAGCGACGACTAAAGCAGGCATAAACATGGATGCGGTAGCTTTGATGGGAAAAATCATAAAAGATACAGCGTATCGAACAAAAGAAAATGACGGCATAGGTGCTGCAAAGCTTGTAGTATTTTGCAACGCACCTGAAGACAACCCGTTCATGGCAGGCGCTTTTCACGGCGTCGGTGAAGGAGAATGCGTCATAAATGTAGGTGTAAGCGGACCTGGCGTGGTATTAGCAGCACTTTCAAAACTGCCAAAAAGTGCAGATTTCGGTCAAATATCTGAGACCATAAAAAAGACGTCATTTAAGATCACCAGAGCTGGTGAACTCATAGGGCGTCTTGCAGCGCAAAGATTAAATACATCATTTGGAATACTTGACTTGTCTTTGGCTCCGACACCAGAAATAGGTGACAGCATAGCAAACATACTTGAATCAATGGGACTTTCAAAATGCGGTTCACATGGCACTACGGCTGCACTGGCTCTTTTAAACGACGCCGTAAAAAAAGGCGGTGTCATGGCATCATCGTACGTTGGCGGATTAAGTGGTGCATTCATACCTGTAAGTGAAGATGCCGGAATGATAGAAGCTGTTGAAGCAGGCGCTTTATCAATAGAAAAACTTGAAGCCATGACGTGTGTATGCTCGGTTGGGCTTGACATGATTGCAATTCCAGGTGACACGCCCTATGAGACCATATCAGCCATAATAGCCGACGAGATGGCAATAGGCATGATAAACAAGAAGACGACCGCTGTAAGGATTATCCCAGCTCCCGGCAAAAAAGAAGGTGACTATGTGGAATTCGGCGGTCTTTTAGGCCATGCACCTGTTATGAAAGTAAACAGTTTTTCTCCAAAAGATTTTATAGAAAGAGGCGGCAGAATCCCTGCACCGCTTCACAGCCTAAACAATTAG
- a CDS encoding CDIF630_02480 family spore surface protein, giving the protein MIRKSKKYYKEPIEKHETASWANIKENASKAKVPIPNEIEVINAKEWVDENEK; this is encoded by the coding sequence ATGATTAGAAAAAGCAAAAAATATTATAAGGAACCTATTGAAAAGCACGAAACAGCCTCATGGGCGAATATTAAAGAAAATGCCAGCAAAGCAAAAGTACCTATTCCAAATGAGATAGAAGTCATAAATGCTAAAGAATGGGTAGATGAAAACGAAAAGTAA
- a CDS encoding ABC transporter permease translates to MLTMAKYTIKEMIKKRAFLLIAILTVGYLFIYGYGLSLAFDGNNQVINNTPDVAKILLESQLLSIGLYFSNFIIAFLIVLTSAGAISGDVESGAIYAVLAKPIKRHEYVLGKFIGLLTIIVVYSTLLFLSIIGLNIAFGTKIYLGLGNVFRALFFFNLGPVVLLSLVIASSSVMSTVNTGILAVMAYGIAMIGDVLEQSGAVFSNASAQSLINIGIITSLILPTNVIFRKMNAVLLTQNTGLIFITQGPLGGTSQPSPIMFVYIALYICFLLYYGTKKFEKRNL, encoded by the coding sequence ATGCTGACAATGGCAAAATACACCATTAAAGAGATGATTAAAAAGCGTGCATTCCTCCTAATTGCAATACTTACAGTAGGATATCTCTTTATTTATGGCTATGGATTAAGCTTAGCTTTTGATGGCAACAATCAAGTTATAAATAATACGCCAGATGTAGCTAAGATATTGCTTGAATCACAGCTTCTTTCAATTGGACTCTATTTTTCAAATTTTATAATAGCTTTTTTGATAGTTCTGACATCAGCAGGAGCTATTTCAGGCGATGTAGAAAGTGGAGCTATATATGCAGTGCTGGCAAAACCAATAAAGCGGCATGAATACGTACTTGGCAAATTTATCGGCCTTCTCACAATTATTGTTGTCTACAGCACATTGTTATTTCTTTCAATAATTGGACTTAATATAGCTTTTGGGACAAAAATATACTTAGGATTAGGGAACGTCTTCCGGGCATTATTCTTTTTTAACCTTGGTCCAGTAGTCCTTTTATCTTTAGTAATCGCCTCAAGTTCAGTAATGTCAACTGTAAATACAGGTATATTAGCAGTGATGGCCTATGGTATAGCAATGATAGGCGATGTTCTGGAACAGTCCGGAGCAGTATTTTCGAATGCATCAGCGCAATCTCTTATAAACATAGGCATCATAACCAGTTTAATCTTACCAACGAATGTAATATTCCGAAAGATGAACGCTGTACTCCTTACTCAAAATACAGGTTTAATCTTCATCACTCAAGGACCTCTTGGTGGCACCTCACAGCCAAGTCCTATTATGTTTGTGTACATCGCCTTGTATATCTGTTTTTTGCTTTATTATGGAACAAAGAAATTTGAAAAAAGAAATTTATAG
- a CDS encoding ACT domain-containing protein, with the protein MSEQKAIISVIGVDRVGIIYNVSKLLAENNINILDISQTILKDIFTMIMIVDIKNSTNDFNILKEELKNLGENLGVKIDIQKEDIFRAMHRL; encoded by the coding sequence ATGAGTGAACAAAAGGCCATAATATCCGTAATTGGTGTCGACAGAGTGGGAATAATCTACAATGTATCAAAATTGTTAGCAGAAAACAACATCAATATCTTAGACATCAGCCAAACAATATTAAAAGACATCTTCACAATGATCATGATAGTTGATATAAAAAATTCTACAAATGACTTTAACATATTAAAAGAAGAACTTAAAAATTTAGGCGAAAATCTTGGAGTCAAAATCGACATTCAGAAAGAAGACATATTTAGAGCAATGCACAGATTATAA